The window AGGAAAGCAAGCATGGGATTTGTCGCAGTCGACCATGGAACCCGCCGCAAACCTCGCAGACTCCATGATCCTACGATAATGTTTTCCGTATTCTTTTAAAAAATGCCACGAAACTAGTTGGCCGAGTATTTGAACCCTGCTAAACCGCAGAGCAAAGCACTTATGCATATGCCGCTTTGTTCATGTTCAGCAGTTCATGTCGACTCTGTACATGGAGGGGCAATACAACCAACCACTCCAGGTTACGACAGGCAATTCTATTCTTGTTTCACGATAAATCGAATAATATACACTAAACTTATGGTTATTCATCCGAGTACTCTCTACTGACACCCACGAGCATCATAATTATAGCGAGCATAAAGTACATGCTTACATTGCCAACCCAACTGATGCGTTTGGAGCCTTGTAAGTAATAAAGGACAGTATGACTAATATTATTTCTCCGTacgccgtgctccgtactcagGTGTGATTTGGGGCTAgacctaccaagtactgaCGGAGGAAGACACGACTCTGTAATATTACAGCACATGAATGTGCCTGGAATGAATACAagcgagcaagtacagtacgacgtacttacggagtagatgcAGCGTAATTACTTACTCTGTGCGTACTTAcattattacagtacacccaagtatagtagttgtacttactgtaagtagtagcTGCAAGtaacagtacagtactttatgtacatgtacttgtccaTGTTCACCGTTCCACTCACTCAGCCCAGATGCTCCGCTGTGCTCTCAAGCTTCCACTCCAACCAACTCCTTTCCCCACCTCCAATTCACCCGTGCGATTAGTATTCATTTCGTCATCAACCCCGACTTGTTTTGGACAGCATTCGAGCACACCAAACCGCAGCCGCCCTCATCGGAGACGTAGCATTTCAAGCCAATTTATTGCATCTATGCCGACTCCCCGCACACCATTCAAGCTCTGCGCAAATCTTCATCGTCCTTGACCTCTGGCCAGCCGTAAGGATCATCCATCACCTCCCGACGTGGCCAACCCTTCTTCGCTCTGCATGCCATGAACGacctctcgccgccgcccaacaAAACGCCGGCACGCCGGAGAAACGGTCGAACCGACGGCAAGTCTGGCGCTCAAAAGGCCTACGCGTCCGAGAACGATGCGGCCACCCTGAATGCTCAGCGGCATCACCCGCAGAGGGTGGTGCCTCTCACCCCGAGCAAGGTCGGGGCAGGCTCGCCGGCTCGGACGGACGCCGCCACGGCGCAGGCGAGCTCCAAGCAGCGCAACAGgaacaaggccaaggccaggAACACCCCTGTCTCGCCCGAATTGAATTCTCGCGGACGCCAGACGCCTCCCCACCGCTCCATACCCATACCCACGAAGTCCGCGACGGGCGCTGCCTTTGCCGGCGCGACCTTTCACGCATctccggcgccctcggcgctgCCCATCCCCAGCTTCCTCGCCAAATCGTCCAACGAGTCCCCCGTCTTCGGAAACCGCACGGGCATCGTCCAGGAACTTTCACCGCCGGCCACCGACACGGATGCGCACACTCCCTTCCGTCCAGCTTCGGCCCCAAAGTCGACCGAGTCTCCGCTGGACTTCATGTTCCGCGCCCACCGCGAAGAGAGGGAGCGGCAGTTTCGCGACACATCCATGGGGCCGGACTCCAGCCCCTCTCGCCTggcttcggcatcggccgtgCCTGTcaacggcggccacggctcGTCGTACACGCCCACGGTGCCGTCCGGTCGCCGTGCCGGTTCCCGATACCCGCCTGCCGACTTCGGTGGCTCCGATCTGGACGCCAACTCGAGCCGTCCCTTGGGCCCGACCTTCTCGACGCCGTACCAGGAGCGAATCAAGGCTGCTCGGCTCGGTGCTTCCCCCTCGCAGCCAAGCCAGCTGTCGTCGGCGCAGCCTTACGCATCGACGCCTTCCGACGACCCCACCGATGCGCTGAAACGGTTTCTCTTTGGCGGAGGCGCTCTTGGAGGCGCGTCGTCGAACCCCGGCTGTCCAAGCACGATACTCTCGTCTGCCTCGGCTGCCGGCGAGACGACTCACAGCACGCCTCCGCCAGCCGCCCAAGCCGGTGTGCCGGAACAGGCTCGCAGCAACAATTTTCAGGCCATGGAGAATGATTTGCGAAGGATTCTGAAGTTGAATACGACAAAGGGCACGTCGCCGGATCGAGGCTTTGTCTCTCAGTGAGGTCGAATCAAGTCACCCGCGTCGCGCAGCCGCAGTCCCTTGGGCGATTGCCCTTTTCGCTCCTCCTCGATTCCTTGGGAGCATGGCGCCGCAGAAGACCCATGGACGACGGGGTGTTGCCGGCGGGCCTTGGTCGACGAGCCAACGTTCTCGCGTGCCCGTGCCCGGACATGGCTGTCGAGCACGCCCGGTGATTTGTTGATCTGCATTTCAAGTAGGTGCCTGGTTCTGGGAAGCATTTTGATCTAGATCTTGTTTGATGTGCAATTGGTCTTGAGGCAAGAGTCTGCACTGGTTGTGGCCTAGCTTACCGCCAAGATGGCTCAAGTTTCCTCGAGGTTGAAGGGTTCAGCGCACTGGTCCTTTGAAGTAGATTCAACATGATACATATCTTCCTTCAGCAGCTCATAATATATCCTGATATGAATCCACTCGAGGGCCCCTTGCCACGGAGCACTGCGTCCCCTGCGATGGGGGATAGTGGCATGGCGCCATGGCCAGGATGGTCGAAGAGTAGGCGCACCGGTCGAGCTGTCCAGGCTCTTGTTGACACCGGCAAATCTCAACAAGCAACCAGGGACAGTTGCTGGCACCATGCGTCGGGGTATGCCGACATCAATACTGGACGATACGGGCAAGCAAGGACGAGGATTACGTATCATCGAGCGAATGGAAGTGGCATGTAAAGTACGCACTGGACACTCCCATCATCTGCTTGTAGTAAACTCCATCAGTCATCACAGATTGTGCAAAGGGGATGCAGAAATTTGCCTCCTGGGCCGCGGCGGATGGAACGCTTTGTCGAATCGCCAGCCCAGCGAACCAACAAGTTGACGCACATAGCTGCAGCAACGTGACGAGGGTTGGGTCACCTCTCCTCTCCACACCACGCCACGCCACGCAGAAAACAGCACACATTCTCTTCCTCCACCGAGCCGAGATGGTATCAACGAGCCGTCCGACACTGTACTAACCAGGAGTGACGTGAAAGATCCAGCTGGTGAGGTGTTTCGCCGACCTAGTTTCGAGTGTCTTCTCAAACGACGTTTCTTCTACGCTGAATCTTTCGATGTTGACCGAACCTCAGCCAACCAGCTCGCCGACAACCGTGGCCTCTACGACTATGGCCCCCCAGGCTGTGCGTTACAGGCCAACATTGTCAACGAATGGCGGAATCatttcgtcgtcgaggagaacaTGATGGAACTGGACTGCACTGCCATCACCCCATCACCCCCGCAGCAGTCTTGAAAACCAGTGGCCATGTGGATAAATTTGCCGATTGAATGTGCAAGGACGTTGTTCGAGGCGACCATCTTCGTGCAGATCACCTCATCGAAACAGTGCTCGAGGAAAGGTTGATGAAGCACCGACACCGGGCGACTGGCTGGCAGGGCAAGGCAAGCGAACTACAAGATGCCATGGCACAGGAATACGAACAAGTTCTCGCCAAAGTATGCAGCTCCTAGGCCCCCCTTCcacccctccctcccctccctcccctcctctgTTCTATTAgttgctcctcgagctgcgcaGCTTCCTTTCCTAACCCCAATTTTCGGTATCGATCGGCAACTATGATGGCGCCGAACTTGGCCAGCTTATCAAGCGATACGACATACGGAATCCCGATGGCAAAGGAGAGTTCTTAACCCCGGTGCCGTTCAATCTCATGTTCAAGACGACCATAGGACCAAGCGCGGCCGCTCTGGTCTATCTCAGACCCGAGACGGCTCAAGGCCAGTTTCTCAACTTCCGGAGGCTGCTGGAGTTTGGGCAAGGAGCAATACCGTTCGCATCGGCGACCATTGGAAAGTCGTACCGCAACGAGATCTCACCTCGTTCTGGATTGCTTCGAGTCAGAGTTCCTTATGGCCAAAGTCGAGCACTTTGTGGACCCGGGGACGAGCAAGAGCCATGAACGCTTTATTGAGGTCTCGCACATCGAGCTGTCCTTCTTTGACAGAGCCACGCAGCTTGCCGGCAAGACCACTGTGAAGACAATGACTATTGGGGACGCTGTCGACAATCGAATGGTCGATAACGAAACGCTCGGATACTTCCTCGCCGAATTCATCTCTTCCTTACAGTATACACAACACATATCGAATCATACCAAAAAAAAGGCATTACATATTACATCATGGACCTAGACATACTCGACCATGAACTTTGTACATGGCCATACCCGTGACATTGCTGATGGTGCAGTGTGCAACTAGAAACGGTATCCTGTTTACGAGAATCAATTCCCTATTAATAATTCCAAGCCCGAATACTGCAAGTTCAatcatacaagtactgtactctggacatgtacctactgtatTGTAATGCTTGTATCGACCGCACCAAGACTTTGCTACCTAGCATTGTCGACATGGGCAGAACATATTTGAACCGAATCCCCAAGCACTACCTATATTTCTATCGAAACAAGTTGTTCTTAATCTCTTCTATTAAAGACATGCACCCACGTGTACTTTCTAaagtacttagtattaatactgtactgtactaatacggagtgcagtacgaACTAATTAATAAAttatacttacaagtacacatTTGTATACATATcaggagtactccgtagtaagGAATAATACGCAGTaattatacatgtactccgtattccgtatagatttactccgtatttctATTTTATTAAGATTATGTTTTTCTAGTATTACTGGGGGCGGCCAACCGAGACAGCGACGGACTAGGGTTGCCCTATCATTGCGCGACATGCTTCCTTCCAGCCGCCTTTCCGCTTTAGTCATGTTCGCTGGCCAGTCGTTCAGACTCCTCATACTTACGTGTGAACAACCATCCAAGCCAGCTTCGCCAAAGCTCAGCAACTCGGCATAACACTCTCTCCCGTTGATCGAAATCAACACCTCCGCTCCGACCCGACCATTATCAACAGCGAATGAGTATCGCCACGTTTGATTACCCGCGTCACCAGCAATCAAGCCAGCACCCAGGCCAGCACCGTTATCCCCGTTCGATTCGACCACCTCCCCCAGTTCCGCGCATGCGTCTCACCGGCCTTGTATCCTCCTCCAGCCCCATCCTCTCGGAACAGGTTTCGCCAAGCCGAGGTGAGCCCTTCCATTCTCGAAAGCCATGGCTAGCCTTGATGCGTTGGCGTCCGGTGTTGCTTACCGGTGGCATTTGACGCGACATAGCATAGGCGTACTCCTCGATCCGATCAGCGACAGAACATGATCCGCGATGCCCATCTTTCTACGAGAGGGGGCTTCCCAATCTCCGAATCGACGATGCCCCTTCGAGAAAGCCAGGCGCAGGACCAGCCGAGGATGCGATACCGGAGCCGCCCCgtgtccgtcgccgtcgaccccATCTCCTTGGTCATTTCCGAGTGCATATCCATCACCTCCGCCATCCAGAAGCATGCCCGGTCACCACACTCGTCCGTATCCGCCATTCTCGGCGGCAGCCCCAATCCCATCCATCTCGGCCCCCCGAGCCCTGCGGTGAAAGGGCGAAGCAGAAGTCCgttggcggccgcggccagTGCCGAGGATAGTGGCTCCGacaccatcgtcgccaacaGTCGTTGGGGTCTCCGCGGCCAGCGAGGCAAGAGCATGCAAGACAATCCCATGATAGCGGGCTTCGGAAAACTTCGTTACGAAATCGCCGTCATCAAGGGTGCGTCTTCACCCCGCCGCCCTTCGGGCGCAGGGTCCGCTCcgtccctccccccccgcgCATGACTGATGTTGCCTCTAGACATTCGCTCCTTCGACGCTCCCTCGCTCCTGGCGCCCTTCTTGCTCGTCATACAAGCAAAGGGTACGGCCGCACCCATAACGGTCCTCGCACTCGGCGCGCTGAGAAAGTTCCTCGCCTACGGCTTCGTCTGCTCGGAATCCCCTCGGTTCGCCTTGGCCATGCAgtcgctctcggccgccgtgacgCACTGCCAGTTTGACGTGAGCGATTCTGCTCAGGGCGAGGTCGTCCTTCTCATGATCCTCAACCTCATGGAAGATATGATGTCGGGCCCTGGGGGCGACATCCTGAGTGACGAGAGCGTCTGCGACATGATGGGACGCGGCTTGGCCATCTGCTCCCAGCCTCGATTCTCGCCTGTTCTGCGACGAACGGCCGAAACATCCATGGTCAGAATGTGCCAGATCATCTTCGAGGATATCAAGcacctcgaggtcgaggccggggTCGGCAGCGACGATCTCGATCATCAAGTGCACAGCGACATGGGACGCATTCTGATGGAGGAGCCCCCCACCGGCAGCACCGGTGAGCCTGCCGGCACCGATGCCCCGACACCGCCCATCCGcagcccgtcgtcgttggagttgcccgacggcgagccgccGACCGCATCCCTTCCGGAACCGGCCCAAGACGCGACGAGCGAGTCCAGCGAGACCGAGTCGCTTGATCTCAAACCATACTCGCTACCGTCCGTCAGGGAACTCTTCCGAGTGCTCGTCAATTTTCTGGACCCAAACGACCGTCAACGCACCGATACCATGAGGGTCATGGCCATGCGTATCCTCCATGTCGCCCTCGAGGTGTCTGGGCCGCTGGTGGCCCGGCACCCGGCACTTGCCATCATTGCCGAGGACCGTCTGTGCTGCTTCCTTTTCCAGCTCGTCAGGTCGGACAACATGGCCGTCCTGCAAGAGTCGCTGATCGTGGCCGGCACGCTGCTGGCGACCTGCCGAGGGGTTCTCAAGCTTCAGCAGGAGCTGTTCTTGTCGTACCTCGTCGCGTGCCTGCACCCGACGGTGCCGATACCCcgcgaggccggcatcgagccCTCTCTGTACTCGGGAATCCCGGAGACGCCCAAGCTGGTCAAGCCGCCACCCTCGCAGCAGGGCAGCGGTAGATCCACGCCGGTGGCGGTCAAGGATAGGCAGAAGCTCGGCATGGAGGGCGGCGCTCGCAAGCCGGATGCTCGGCAGGCCATGGTCGAAAGCATCGGCGTCCTGTCGCGCATGCCGACCTTCGTCACCGAGCTTTTCGTCAACTACGACTGTGACGTGGATAGGGCCGATCTCTGCGAAGACATGATCGGTCTCCTTTCGCGCAACGCGCTGCCGGACTCGGCAACCTGGAGCACCACGAGCGTGCCTCCGCTGTGCTTGGATGCCTTGCTGCGATACATACAGTTCTTGGCGGAACGGCTGGAGGAGAAGCCGACGGGCGAAAACTACCCGGATCCCGCCCAGCTGAGagagcaacgacgacggaagaAGATCATTGTCAAGGGCACGAGCAATTTCAACGAAAAACCCAAGGCCGGCCTAAGCTACCTTGAGGCGCAAGGGATCATCGCCGACCCGAAGGATCCCGTCGAGGTGGCCAGGTTCCTCAAGGGCACCTCGCGCGTTTCCAAGTCCGTCTTGGGCGATTTTCTCTCCAAGAAGGGCAACGAGGCCATCTTGCAAGCCTTCATGGACGCCTTCGACTTTTCTGGCAAGCGCATCGACGAGGCTTTGAGAGTGCTGCTCGAGACATTCCGACTACCCGGAGAGGCACCGCTTATTGCTGCCATCGTGGAATCCTTCGCGGAAAAGTACTGCTCCGGCAGTACGCCTACGGATGTGGCCGACAAGGACGCCGTCTTCATCCTGACCTacgccatcatcatcctcaACACCGATCAGCACAATCCCAATCTCAAGTCGTCGAAGCGCATGACTTTTGAAGATTTCTCGCGGAACCTCCGCGGGCAAAACGGAGGGGTCGACTTTTCCATCGACTTCCTTCGGAGCATATTCGACTCGATCAAGCTGAACGAAATCATCTTGCCGGACGAGCACGACAACAAGCATGCTTTCGACTACGCCTGGAGggagctgctgctgaagACCGAGTCTGCCGGTAGCCTGGTAATCTGCAACACCAACATCTACGACGCCGACATGTTCGCCGCGACGTGGAGACCTATCGTTTCGACTCTGTCGTACGTCTTCATGTCCGCGACGGACGATGCCGTCTTTGCCAGAGTGGTCACCGGCTTCGACGAGTGTGCACGCGTGGCTGCCAAGTACGGCAACACGGAGGCCCTGGACCAAATCGTCTACTGTCTCAGCCACATGAGCACGTTGGCCACCGAGTTGCATGTCAACACCTCGCTGAATGCCGAAGTTCAGGTTGGTGAAGGATCCGTCATGGTGAGCGAGCTGGCCGTGAAGCTGGGACGGGACTTCCGGGCACAACTTGCCACGCTCGTGCTCTTCCGTGTCGTCACGGGCAACGAGGCTCTGATACAACGAAGTTGGGACCACGTACGTCCGGAGCTCCTCCTTGCATGACCTCGCTCATGAGCTGACTCGCACAGGTCATACAAATTTGGCGCAACCTATTCGTGAATTCGCTCATCCCGCATCCCCTTTCCACCAACTCCTCACCCTTGGAGATTGCCGACATTCCTTTGCAGACGTCGACTCAGGTAATCGACCGAGCCGCGCGCTCGGCAGACGCTGGTTTTTTCAGCGCCTTCACCTCCTACATCTCGAGCTACGCAGCAGACGACCCCCCGGAGCcgtcggaggaggagcttgAGAGCACGCTCTGCGCCATCGACTGCGTCAAGTCGTGCAACATGGACGCTTGTTTTGATAATATTAGGTACGTCGTCGCCCATGCCCGGTGATGCGAGGAGCCCACGAGGTTGACCATGGCGGCCAGGCACCTACCGGCGTCGCAAACCACGACTCTGGTGCAGGCCATGTTGGACAAGATACCCGAGGAGGAACACGCGggcgtcatcatcgtcaagcAGGATTTGACCACTCTGCCCCCAGGCCCCAATCAGCCGAACCCGATAGCGTTGCCCAAGTATGACCCTGGCGCCGTGTACATCCTCGAATTCTgcaccgccctcgccgttcGCGACGCGGCATCGGTTGAGCGCATGGGCAAGCAGGTATTCGACGTCCTTCAACGGCTTCTGCGTGAGCCTGGACAGTGGCACTCGATCACGGTGACTCGAGCGGCATTCTATGCTCTGAGGATTCTCCGGAAGGGCTATGTAagtggccggccggccgtccACCCGAGTGCCTGTGGTGCTGACGATGGAATCAGGATCACGACTTTGTGAACGTACCATTCCTGCTTCACACAATCTCCAGCCTCCCGTACGACACGTTCGGGAACGCCTCCGACACCATTCTCAAGGGCCTGGCCGCCTGCACCTCGGAGCCCGGTCCGTTGCGAAGCGAGATGATGACGTCGCCCGATTTTTGGGCCGTTTTGCGCATCTTTTCGGGAGACCCAAAATCTGCGGCCCTTGTGTTTGACATTATCGAAAAGGCCAGTACCGGAAACCCGTCGGCCATCACGGCCGACAATtacgaagccgccgtcggtctCCTCGATCTtttcgcctcctcggcgagcccgCAGGTGGCGTCGGAACATGGCGGCGAATCCACGCATCGTCCACGGGAGAGGCAGGTGAAGCATGGGAAAGCGTGAGTCGCCCTtctcgaggccatggtgaTTCGAGTGCCGTCTGACCCTTCCCCGAACAGTGACGGCGAAACCGTGGCTCGCGCGTGCAGGGCAGTGAACGCGCTGCAGAGCATGACGGCTCGTATCCCCCAGCTCATGCAGCAGTCCCACCTGGAGAGCAGCGAAGGCGAGTGCAGAGCCGACGTTCCCTACTCTTCACCGCCAGGGAGCGCCGCTAACGTGACGAACAGCCTGGTCCTCCTACTGGCTCCCCATCTTTCAGGCCCTCACGACGCAGTGCACCAATCCTTGTCGCGACGTGCGTCAGTTGGCCTTTTCGACGTTGCAGCGGTCGCTTCTCTCACCCGAGTTTACGTGCACCGATCCGAGAGAGTGGACGTCGATATTCGAAAAGGTCTTGTTCCCCTTGATCCTGCGACTCCTGAAACCAGAGGTCTTCTCGTTGGACCGGGATGGCATGGGCGAGATGCGGGTGCAGTCCGCCTCGCTCATATGCAAAGTCTTTCTCCAGTACATGTTGATGATGTCTGAGTGGGACGGGATGCAGGCCCTTTGGTTGAAGATCATCGACGTCATGGATCGCCTCATGAACAGCGGACAGGGGGATAGCCTCGTAAGTTCTTCCGCCATCGTTTGCACGTGGAAGCTGGACTCGACGCTGATGTGAAGCTTTCTCAGGAGGAGGCCGTGCGAGAGAATTTGAAGAACGTGATGCTGTTCATGGCGAGCAGCGGATACTTGGTTCCGCCCACGCAGGATCCGACCAAGAAGGAGCTATGGGACGAGACATGGAAGCGCGTCGACCGTTTCCTGCCCGATCTGCGGAATGATTTGGTGCCAGAAGGCGAAAACGGATCGGCGGACGCACCCAGTGCCCCGGCGGAGGaaaaggtcgaggccgaatcCAAAGGCGCGGAAGAGAAGGCgcccggcgacgacgcggaggagacggcggagGAAGAGGGAGGGCATGCAAACGCCGAGAAAGCCGAGGAAGAGCAATAGTCTTGACGGAAAGGCGAGGCTCGCAAGCGAAACACGCACGGCGCGTCGAAGAAAACGCAGGAATGAAGAGGTGCGGCACTGTTGCGCTCGCGAGGTTGTCGAATACCAGCCATGATTCACCACTCGATGGCTATCCATCAAGCGGATGGTGGAGAGGAAGGGAGATGCTGCTTGGTAGCAGCAACCAAGGCAACAAAACTCATTTGTatgctgtacagtatggaaGCTTTGGAAAGGATGCGGCAAGGGTATCACGGCAGTGAAGTGGTGTATCACACTTGGTGTTGATGTGCCGTATTCAGCAGCACTCCTATCCCGTATCACACTGTCTCATATACTGTGCTCGCACGGCGTACtgcgtacaggtactgtacagagtactatGGTATGGAGTTACTGTACGAAGGAATACACTGTATGCGCAAAcacttgcggagtacggagttgagtaagtaataatgATGCTGCGTGCACTCCATGCACCAACATCACGTCCTGTCCTGTAATACAGCATACGTATTGTTGGTAAGACTTTatccatacggagtacttggttgtgcattattagtacaagtacatgtgcatgcacagtaatTTGACGTCGGGTAGCTTAGGTAATAAGCTATACATGCacttcgtacagtacttatgcTTGTGCTGTAAGTATTCTATTACCGTaagtgcttaagtactcaTATGTaccaggtacatgtactcaagGTTCGGAGTGTCTTCCGATTGGAAgctacttactccgtacagtactcctttgttgtccatgtacagtagttgtacatgcatgtactgctcCTGTGCCTAATTTCTTGTCataaatattaatattaatattatatatacttacaagtactccgtacttactaaCATATACTTGCTAACATATAGCACCTTAATCGGGACGTTGGCCTTGTCGCCTCCTACATATTCCCACCCCCGTTGAACGAACAATGgacacgccgtcggccttggaGCCGACTCTCACACAGGCTCAAGCCTTTGGTTTGCTCGTAAGAAGCGGCCGCCGCGCACCTTCAAGAGGACGAGCTGACGTATCACGCGGCAGATTGTCTACTGCTTCGTCTACATTCTGCCTCTcc of the Drechmeria coniospora strain ARSEF 6962 chromosome 01, whole genome shotgun sequence genome contains:
- a CDS encoding Sec7 domain-containing protein is translated as MIRDAHLSTRGGFPISESTMPLRESQAQDQPRMRYRSRPVSVAVDPISLVISECISITSAIQKHARSPHSSVSAILGGSPNPIHLGPPSPAVKGRSRSPLAAAASAEDSGSDTIVANSRWGLRGQRGKSMQDNPMIAGFGKLRYEIAVIKDIRSFDAPSLLAPFLLVIQAKGTAAPITVLALGALRKFLAYGFVCSESPRFALAMQSLSAAVTHCQFDVSDSAQGEVVLLMILNLMEDMMSGPGGDILSDESVCDMMGRGLAICSQPRFSPVLRRTAETSMVRMCQIIFEDIKHLEVEAGVGSDDLDHQVHSDMGRILMEEPPTGSTGEPAGTDAPTPPIRSPSSLELPDGEPPTASLPEPAQDATSESSETESLDLKPYSLPSVRELFRVLVNFLDPNDRQRTDTMRVMAMRILHVALEVSGPLVARHPALAIIAEDRLCCFLFQLVRSDNMAVLQESLIVAGTLLATCRGVLKLQQELFLSYLVACLHPTVPIPREAGIEPSLYSGIPETPKLVKPPPSQQGSGRSTPVAVKDRQKLGMEGGARKPDARQAMVESIGVLSRMPTFVTELFVNYDCDVDRADLCEDMIGLLSRNALPDSATWSTTSVPPLCLDALLRYIQFLAERLEEKPTGENYPDPAQLREQRRRKKIIVKGTSNFNEKPKAGLSYLEAQGIIADPKDPVEVARFLKGTSRVSKSVLGDFLSKKGNEAILQAFMDAFDFSGKRIDEALRVLLETFRLPGEAPLIAAIVESFAEKYCSGSTPTDVADKDAVFILTYAIIILNTDQHNPNLKSSKRMTFEDFSRNLRGQNGGVDFSIDFLRSIFDSIKLNEIILPDEHDNKHAFDYAWRELLLKTESAGSLVICNTNIYDADMFAATWRPIVSTLSYVFMSATDDAVFARVVTGFDECARVAAKYGNTEALDQIVYCLSHMSTLATELHVNTSLNAEVQVGEGSVMVSELAVKLGRDFRAQLATLVLFRVVTGNEALIQRSWDHVIQIWRNLFVNSLIPHPLSTNSSPLEIADIPLQTSTQVIDRAARSADAGFFSAFTSYISSYAADDPPEPSEEELESTLCAIDCVKSCNMDACFDNIRHLPASQTTTLVQAMLDKIPEEEHAGVIIVKQDLTTLPPGPNQPNPIALPKYDPGAVYILEFCTALAVRDAASVERMGKQVFDVLQRLLREPGQWHSITVTRAAFYALRILRKGYDHDFVNVPFLLHTISSLPYDTFGNASDTILKGLAACTSEPGPLRSEMMTSPDFWAVLRIFSGDPKSAALVFDIIEKASTGNPSAITADNYEAAVGLLDLFASSASPQVASEHGGESTHRPRERQVKHGKADGETVARACRAVNALQSMTARIPQLMQQSHLESSEGECRADVPYSSPPGSAANVTNSLVLLLAPHLSGPHDAVHQSLSRRASVGLFDVAAVASLTRVYVHRSERVDVDIRKGLVPLDPATPETRGLLVGPGWHGRDAGAVRLAHMQSLSPALWLKIIDVMDRLMNSGQGDSLLSQEEAVRENLKNVMLFMASSGYLVPPTQDPTKKELWDETWKRVDRFLPDLRNDLVPEGENGSADAPSAPAEEKVEAESKGAEEKAPGDDAEETAEEEGGHANAEKAEEEQ